A genome region from Vicinamibacterales bacterium includes the following:
- a CDS encoding carboxypeptidase regulatory-like domain-containing protein — protein sequence MILNPLRHQSIRVLAAAAMLLMAAAGPLAAGPGARDNGSITGHVTTGALAPIANVTVQIMDATGSQVASPVTDAGGAFLAGNLAPGTYYARTSNALGYVDQLYDAITVRPWEWSRGAPITVTSAGVTDIVFRLAPGGQIGGRFTGATSGVPIASGVGLEIFDASGQMVNGSGGVDVNGYYLSPALPPGTYYVRSNNQLGYINQLYNNAPSWANVTTGQPVVVSAGATTPNIDFALAAGGRISGRFTDSGSGLPLTSNVWVDIIDTNGTFLGSSNWPDASGNYISSFGLPPGTYYARSNSNDTHINEVYNNLPAWTPITSGTPIVVAGTATTTGIDFALDAGGRIAGRITDAANGNGLSVGVTAYDPSGRWMAGIGTDPAGYYTLSGLPAGNYHVITNNSLGYINQAYNNVVCLNCAATTGTTVAVTVGATTGGINFALNAGGRIAGRLTDAGTGLAISGNDIWVNVHDATGRHLGGASPDASGNYSTSFGLPSGTYYAGTDNRRRYINQVYNGLSGPRNVTSGTPITVVAGVATNGIDFALAAGGAISGRATAASSGTPLSGLGVSFFDASGAYAGGMSTDASGNYVSTGLSAGTYYVRTDPFGAYIQTAYLNQICLGCAITTTTPVIVSQGQTTGGIDFALVVGGQISGRMTNAADGTGAPGVSVEICSPTGNCFGRVTPPDSTGNYITFGLPAGTYFVRTNGSHFFVNKLYNDLPFGTNVTSGTPVPVTLGAVTGGINFSLSAGGRVSGRVTDAGTGLPVSNGSVSIFNTANQWQGSSGLNANGEYTSPTVPTGTYYLQTDNVVPYIRQVYNNIQCPNCNPTQAGTGVAVMNGQVTPNIDFALVRGGQIAGRIADNLGAAIPGAWVTVFNSSGNGLGWSTNADATGAYTAYGLPTGSYYVRTNTNGSYVDKLYNNITCLSCSVTTGTPVAATQGLATSGIDFALDPGGTITGTVSYAAGGAPIAFTNVRVFNTTNANVKTVTTNASGVYTATGLPSGTYYVRSSNPLGLVDILYNNIPCTGGACTATTGTGVAVNAPQTVSGINLALPAGGSIGGTVTAAVGGAPIASATVRIYTTSNAQVASVTTNASGVYTAGGLATGTYYARTANTPAYVGQLYNNISCPTENCTANTGTGIAVTQGVTTGGINFSLAAAGSVTGTVSAAANGAKLANAIVRAFNSSNAQIGNGTTDASGVYTVVGLPPGQVYVRTQNGLGYIDMLYNGLPCPLGNCTTNTGTAVNVTAGAPTTGIDFALALGGTVSGTITDAGTSAPVAGLSVRVFDASNNQLGNTNTSPSGAYAFTGVAGGTYYVKTGTAAGMGYIDQLYSGLTCPGGTCAATLGTPVSVTVGATSTVNFALSRGGTISGTVTGNAAPLSGVSVQILDANGQPVWSTNTTPSGTYSVSGLPTGSYYAQTTSGPAQGFANQIYNGLTCYGCPVVSGTPIVVTAGQTMAGIDFALTQGATITGAVTAGGNPVNGIEIDLYSTGSRFLLSRTTDTAGGFGFNGLPPGTYFVQTAASPSGYLEQTYNGVNCGGVGCDTSAGTSVTVAAGQTLSGINFSLSRGGAISGTVTNGTAPVAGVTVTAVTRSGFGTYPGVVTDAQGMYTINGLPAGLYVVRATGVAADGYVTELYNGLSCASCTYLSGTSVPVTQGQTTPGINFILAHGVSLSGHVTDGINPVANVTVTVYGASGYTIAGSTTNASGVYSVAGLTPGTYYARTTNAAGPGFVEQLYSGKPCPGGACVIPLGNGIQVTAQGASNVDFALTPGGRITGLVTTGGVPARNATVRVFNAAGVQVAAPKTNGSGYYFINGLPAGTYFARASNSGFGDIVYNGVACPGASCKVTDGTPITVTAGGSTVANFNFTRAGATISGTVTGGGSPLSEVTVTLFASNGATVTTAWTGGAGTYSFAGLPGGTYYLTTYNQAGFVDQIFGGPICIMGYCDPTTGTAVVVSEGGSSTNVDFPLVAGATITGTIRNTSGAPVPDVLPFVITTHGDSTAYGWSDISGAYSIRGLAADTYYVVTSRAPNVGYMNQRYDGVSHLYGDATAGTPVPLAAGVVRGGVDFTLAAGGTVSGTVTDAATSAPLGEVIVRLADSTGRRLLVATTGPDGLYVLRGLPTGNYYVYTDNMLGYQNQASSGVVCPFWPCLASASTVAVTAGATTGNVNFALQPGSRVEGRVVDATSQAGVGGIEVFILDPSGGVVGNARSDATGRYVSNQAVTPGTYYARTNPISGFAMQQYSGKACPGGTCQATSGDAITVPSGSRATGVDFSLARCGTLAVGPAALGNPTLGVPYSATIAASGGAQPYGFSAAEVDGWGPGTPNPGSVTTNGFRVARGTMPPGLSLDPTTGALTGTVTQLGSYWFVVGAVDSQGCSASRFYVVAVDTAPNTITWPNPSSIAYGTPIGPTQLNATAGIPGTFTYTPASGTVLPPGTSSLSVVFTPTDTVNYRAAAKSVPIVVTAGATPTITVTWPNGGENLLLTSRVAIRWSSTGYVANVRIEVSTNGGTSWSNIVSSTPNTGTFETYVGGAPGTQYLLRISDVSNPAVFDVCDAAFTVIGDTTEPNDSSATAAVLPMGTTATLLFESETAIDWYKFYVPPASAGQDLRVNVRVLSDYPTPRPAGWRSDIDFEVLDGSLRPLTVAISGSDNETLYLHNVASGWYYINVGYSTTDYADGTGMAHYAVTLETGTGFGLGYVSGRVADGSGQGIGGVSVRMQPLPLDWNVSFPIGLTNPDGTFSIARAPGSYNLFFTGRDQYNSTTWTINVVDEYYHDRTLAADADAVSLPAGVTLNLGTITMDVGAIVSGRVTNLSGGPLNAATIQSYDLGGNAFSFVRTDAAGNYTLQGVPVGGAVLRAAKSVYATEFYQDKPSVGTATTLPTQSGVTLSGIDFQLGSGGTISGNVRDLRGFGISASVKLYSVLDGTFPRSWITSAAGTGAFSMTGILPGEYALYFGTPNTAYLPEWYSASATFAAATHLLVTAGGAVSGIVGQLADAVPVITLAQAGTPLASGGTHPIGSRTVNTDTDVVFMIGNTGVGGLILTGLPLSTTGANADQFAVVAQPVSPVAEAGTTTFTVRFRPTSVGAKSAQIAIANSDADRTPYILNLTGTGVAAPSSVTVASIGPSNGSTLGGTAVAIAGTGFVNGATVTIGGVAATSVTVVNAASITATTGPHAEGPVAVVVTNPDSQSGTLPNGFTYTAPSARVVRIVSMTGMVGTTVNLPVELVSQGDENAVGFTLTFDPAVLGYPSPNPTPAVTLGTCAAGASVNVNATQAASGRLGIVLALSAGQTFAAGTCRMLTVPLIVAAGAGSTATAVGFGDDPVAREVSGALANVLGASWAPGTVTPTRGYEGDVAPRPSGSGTLTVTDWVQAGRFVAGLDTAAAGSEYQRADTAPRATSGDGRLTATDWVQAGRYVAGLDPQTPAGGPTAAAGQAASARPTPEAARPREGAGPTVIAVPAMAAGWGRSAVVPVMLQAQGIENAVGFSVTFDPTRLTFISAALGSNVATATSNVNALAAGSGRVGIALALSSGLSMPAGAYPLVLLTFQAAAGSGTATTAIGFGDDPIVREVSDTVANVVATTYQGASITLGPLPTFTDDPLQPRVTPVKTGHVTELRQQIDVLRARFGLSTFVWTDATLTAGTTLVKAAHLTELRAALAAVYTAAGRTPPTWSATTITARTTVITAAQIAEVRTALLAIW from the coding sequence ATGATCCTCAATCCCCTTCGCCACCAGTCGATCCGGGTTCTCGCCGCCGCAGCGATGCTCCTCATGGCCGCCGCCGGCCCATTGGCGGCCGGCCCAGGGGCCAGGGACAACGGATCGATCACCGGCCACGTGACGACCGGCGCGCTGGCGCCGATCGCCAATGTGACGGTGCAGATCATGGACGCGACCGGCAGCCAGGTGGCGAGCCCGGTGACGGACGCGGGCGGCGCCTTCCTCGCCGGCAACCTGGCGCCAGGAACGTACTACGCCCGAACAAGCAACGCTCTCGGCTACGTCGATCAGCTGTATGACGCGATCACCGTCCGCCCGTGGGAATGGAGCCGCGGGGCACCGATCACGGTCACCTCGGCCGGCGTCACGGACATCGTGTTCAGGCTGGCTCCAGGCGGGCAGATCGGCGGCCGGTTCACCGGCGCGACGAGCGGAGTGCCGATCGCGAGCGGCGTCGGGCTCGAGATCTTCGACGCCAGCGGGCAGATGGTCAACGGCAGCGGCGGGGTGGATGTGAACGGGTACTACCTCAGCCCCGCCCTGCCGCCGGGAACCTACTACGTCCGCTCGAACAACCAGCTCGGGTACATCAATCAGCTCTACAACAACGCGCCTTCCTGGGCCAACGTCACCACGGGGCAGCCAGTCGTCGTCTCCGCAGGGGCCACGACGCCGAACATCGACTTCGCCCTGGCCGCCGGCGGCCGCATCAGCGGCCGGTTCACCGACTCGGGCTCGGGGCTGCCGCTGACGAGCAACGTCTGGGTGGATATCATCGACACCAACGGGACATTCCTTGGAAGCAGCAACTGGCCTGACGCGTCGGGCAACTACATCTCATCGTTCGGGTTGCCCCCTGGGACCTACTACGCCCGCAGCAACAGCAACGACACCCACATCAACGAGGTCTACAACAACCTGCCGGCCTGGACGCCGATCACCTCGGGGACGCCCATCGTCGTCGCTGGCACCGCAACGACGACGGGGATCGACTTCGCGCTCGACGCCGGTGGCCGCATCGCGGGCCGCATCACGGACGCCGCCAATGGCAACGGCCTGTCGGTCGGTGTCACGGCATACGACCCGAGCGGGCGCTGGATGGCCGGGATTGGGACGGACCCGGCCGGCTACTACACGCTGTCCGGGCTTCCGGCCGGCAACTACCACGTCATCACGAACAATTCGCTCGGCTACATCAACCAGGCCTACAACAACGTCGTCTGCCTCAACTGCGCGGCGACGACGGGCACGACCGTCGCGGTGACGGTGGGCGCGACGACGGGCGGGATCAACTTCGCGCTGAACGCGGGCGGCCGGATCGCCGGGCGCCTGACCGACGCGGGAACCGGCCTTGCGATCTCCGGCAACGACATCTGGGTCAACGTCCACGACGCGACGGGACGTCACCTCGGCGGCGCAAGCCCCGACGCCTCCGGGAACTACAGCACGTCGTTCGGCTTGCCGTCCGGCACGTACTACGCGGGGACGGACAACCGGCGCCGATACATCAACCAGGTCTACAACGGCCTGTCAGGGCCCCGGAACGTGACGAGCGGCACGCCGATCACGGTCGTGGCAGGGGTTGCGACCAACGGGATCGACTTCGCCCTGGCGGCGGGTGGCGCGATCTCCGGCCGCGCGACCGCGGCCTCTTCTGGCACGCCGCTCTCGGGGCTCGGCGTGAGCTTCTTCGATGCGTCGGGCGCGTACGCGGGCGGCATGTCGACGGACGCCAGCGGCAACTACGTCTCGACCGGGCTGTCGGCGGGCACGTACTACGTCCGGACCGACCCGTTCGGCGCCTACATCCAGACGGCGTACCTGAACCAGATCTGCCTCGGGTGCGCGATCACGACGACGACCCCCGTGATCGTGTCGCAGGGGCAGACCACCGGAGGCATCGACTTCGCACTGGTGGTGGGCGGGCAGATCAGCGGCCGGATGACGAACGCGGCTGATGGCACCGGCGCGCCGGGCGTGAGCGTGGAGATCTGCTCCCCCACGGGGAACTGCTTCGGACGCGTGACCCCGCCCGATTCGACGGGCAACTACATCACGTTCGGCCTGCCGGCGGGCACGTACTTCGTCCGCACGAACGGATCGCACTTCTTCGTCAACAAGCTCTACAACGATCTGCCGTTCGGCACCAACGTCACGAGCGGCACGCCGGTCCCGGTCACGCTCGGCGCGGTGACGGGCGGCATCAACTTCTCGCTGTCGGCGGGAGGGCGCGTTTCCGGCCGGGTGACCGACGCGGGAACGGGCCTGCCAGTGTCGAACGGATCGGTGTCGATCTTCAACACCGCGAACCAGTGGCAGGGCAGTTCCGGGCTGAATGCGAACGGCGAGTACACCTCGCCCACGGTCCCAACCGGCACGTACTACCTCCAGACGGACAACGTCGTGCCCTACATCCGGCAGGTCTACAACAACATCCAGTGCCCGAACTGCAACCCGACGCAGGCGGGGACGGGCGTCGCGGTGATGAACGGCCAGGTCACTCCCAACATCGACTTCGCCCTCGTGCGGGGCGGACAGATCGCGGGGCGCATCGCCGACAACCTGGGGGCGGCCATCCCCGGCGCTTGGGTCACGGTCTTCAACAGCAGCGGCAACGGGCTCGGCTGGAGCACGAACGCTGACGCGACGGGCGCCTACACGGCGTACGGGCTGCCGACCGGGTCGTACTACGTCAGGACGAACACGAACGGCTCGTACGTGGACAAGCTGTACAACAACATCACCTGCCTCAGTTGTTCGGTGACGACGGGGACCCCGGTAGCCGCGACGCAGGGCCTGGCGACGAGCGGCATCGACTTCGCCCTCGATCCGGGCGGGACGATCACCGGCACGGTCAGCTACGCCGCCGGCGGCGCGCCGATTGCCTTCACCAACGTGCGCGTCTTCAACACGACCAACGCCAACGTGAAGACGGTCACGACGAACGCGTCCGGGGTCTACACGGCGACGGGCCTGCCGTCGGGCACGTACTACGTGCGATCGTCGAACCCGCTGGGCCTGGTGGACATCCTCTACAACAACATCCCGTGCACGGGCGGCGCGTGCACCGCGACGACCGGCACCGGGGTCGCGGTGAACGCCCCGCAGACCGTGTCGGGCATCAACCTGGCGCTGCCGGCGGGCGGGTCGATCGGCGGCACGGTGACCGCGGCGGTTGGCGGCGCGCCGATCGCCAGCGCGACCGTGCGCATCTACACCACGTCCAACGCGCAGGTGGCCAGCGTCACCACCAACGCGTCGGGCGTGTACACCGCGGGCGGACTCGCGACCGGCACCTACTACGCGCGCACCGCGAACACGCCGGCGTATGTCGGACAGCTCTACAACAACATCTCGTGCCCCACCGAGAATTGCACGGCGAACACGGGCACGGGCATCGCGGTGACGCAGGGCGTGACGACAGGGGGCATCAACTTCTCCCTGGCGGCGGCGGGCAGCGTGACGGGCACGGTGAGCGCCGCCGCCAACGGCGCGAAGCTGGCCAACGCCATCGTCCGTGCCTTCAACTCGTCCAACGCCCAGATCGGGAATGGAACCACCGACGCCTCCGGCGTGTACACGGTCGTCGGCCTGCCGCCGGGGCAGGTCTACGTGCGGACCCAGAACGGCCTCGGCTACATCGACATGCTCTACAACGGCCTGCCGTGCCCGCTCGGGAATTGCACGACCAACACCGGCACGGCGGTCAACGTGACGGCCGGCGCTCCAACGACGGGGATCGACTTCGCCCTCGCGCTCGGCGGCACCGTGTCCGGCACGATCACCGATGCCGGCACGTCGGCGCCGGTGGCCGGCCTCTCCGTGCGCGTGTTCGACGCCAGCAACAACCAACTGGGCAACACCAATACCAGCCCGTCCGGCGCGTACGCGTTCACGGGCGTGGCGGGAGGCACCTACTACGTCAAGACCGGCACGGCCGCGGGGATGGGATACATCGACCAACTCTACAGCGGCCTGACCTGCCCCGGCGGCACCTGCGCCGCCACGCTGGGCACTCCCGTGAGCGTGACGGTGGGCGCGACATCGACGGTCAATTTCGCGCTGTCGCGCGGCGGGACGATCTCGGGCACGGTCACCGGCAACGCCGCCCCGCTCTCGGGCGTGTCCGTGCAGATCCTCGATGCCAACGGCCAGCCGGTCTGGTCCACCAACACCACGCCGTCCGGCACCTACAGCGTGAGCGGCCTGCCGACAGGCAGCTACTACGCGCAGACAACCTCGGGACCGGCGCAGGGATTCGCCAACCAGATCTACAACGGCCTGACCTGTTATGGCTGCCCGGTGGTGTCCGGGACGCCAATCGTCGTCACGGCCGGACAGACGATGGCCGGCATCGACTTCGCGTTGACGCAGGGCGCCACCATCACTGGCGCGGTCACGGCGGGCGGCAACCCGGTGAACGGCATCGAGATCGACTTGTACTCGACCGGCTCTCGCTTCCTGCTCAGCAGGACGACGGACACGGCGGGCGGGTTCGGCTTCAACGGCCTGCCACCAGGCACGTACTTCGTGCAGACGGCTGCCTCGCCGTCAGGCTACCTCGAACAGACGTACAACGGCGTCAACTGTGGCGGCGTCGGATGCGACACGTCGGCTGGCACGTCCGTAACTGTGGCGGCCGGGCAGACGCTCTCGGGCATCAACTTCTCGCTGTCGCGGGGCGGTGCGATCAGCGGAACGGTCACCAACGGTACGGCGCCCGTTGCGGGCGTGACGGTGACGGCAGTCACGAGGAGCGGGTTCGGGACGTATCCCGGCGTCGTCACCGACGCGCAGGGGATGTACACCATCAACGGCCTGCCCGCCGGCCTGTACGTCGTCAGGGCGACGGGCGTGGCGGCCGACGGCTACGTCACCGAACTCTACAACGGCCTCTCGTGCGCCAGCTGCACCTACCTGTCGGGCACGTCGGTACCCGTGACCCAGGGACAGACGACGCCGGGGATCAACTTCATCCTCGCGCACGGCGTCAGCCTCAGCGGACACGTCACCGACGGGATCAACCCGGTGGCAAACGTGACCGTCACGGTCTACGGCGCGTCCGGTTACACCATCGCCGGCAGCACGACGAACGCGTCCGGCGTGTACTCCGTGGCGGGCCTGACGCCGGGCACCTACTACGCCCGCACGACGAACGCGGCTGGCCCCGGCTTCGTCGAGCAACTATACAGCGGCAAGCCGTGCCCGGGCGGCGCGTGTGTCATTCCGTTGGGCAACGGCATCCAGGTGACGGCCCAGGGTGCGAGCAACGTGGACTTCGCGCTGACACCAGGCGGCCGGATCACGGGTCTGGTGACGACCGGCGGCGTCCCGGCCCGCAACGCGACGGTGCGAGTCTTCAACGCGGCCGGCGTGCAGGTGGCCGCGCCGAAAACGAACGGGTCCGGCTATTACTTCATCAACGGCCTACCAGCCGGCACCTACTTCGCGCGCGCCTCGAACTCCGGCTTCGGCGACATCGTCTACAACGGCGTGGCGTGCCCGGGGGCGTCGTGCAAGGTGACCGACGGGACGCCGATCACCGTAACGGCCGGCGGATCGACCGTGGCCAACTTCAACTTCACGCGCGCCGGCGCGACGATCAGCGGAACGGTCACGGGCGGAGGCTCGCCGCTCTCGGAGGTGACGGTGACGCTGTTCGCGTCGAACGGCGCGACGGTCACGACGGCGTGGACCGGCGGGGCCGGCACGTACAGCTTCGCCGGCCTGCCTGGCGGGACCTACTACCTCACGACGTACAACCAGGCCGGATTCGTCGATCAGATCTTCGGCGGCCCGATCTGCATCATGGGCTACTGCGATCCCACGACGGGCACGGCGGTCGTCGTGTCGGAAGGCGGCTCGAGCACGAACGTGGACTTCCCACTCGTGGCCGGCGCGACGATCACGGGAACCATCAGGAACACCTCGGGCGCTCCGGTTCCGGACGTGCTGCCCTTCGTGATCACCACGCACGGTGACTCCACCGCGTACGGCTGGTCGGACATCTCCGGAGCGTATTCGATCCGCGGGCTGGCGGCGGACACCTACTACGTGGTCACGTCGCGCGCGCCCAATGTGGGATACATGAACCAGCGGTACGACGGCGTCTCGCACCTCTACGGGGACGCTACGGCCGGCACGCCGGTTCCCCTCGCGGCCGGGGTAGTCCGCGGCGGCGTCGACTTCACGCTCGCTGCCGGCGGTACCGTGTCGGGCACCGTCACGGACGCGGCCACGTCTGCGCCACTCGGCGAGGTAATCGTGCGCCTGGCGGACTCGACGGGCAGGCGACTGCTCGTGGCAACCACAGGACCCGATGGCCTGTACGTCCTGAGGGGACTGCCAACCGGGAACTACTACGTCTACACGGACAACATGCTCGGCTACCAGAACCAGGCCTCGAGCGGCGTGGTCTGCCCGTTCTGGCCGTGCCTGGCCAGCGCCTCGACAGTGGCGGTCACGGCGGGCGCGACGACCGGGAACGTCAACTTCGCGCTGCAGCCGGGTTCTCGCGTCGAGGGACGCGTCGTCGACGCCACGAGTCAGGCCGGCGTCGGGGGGATCGAGGTGTTCATCCTCGATCCGAGTGGCGGCGTGGTAGGCAATGCCCGCTCGGACGCCACCGGGCGATACGTGTCGAACCAGGCGGTGACGCCCGGCACGTACTACGCGCGGACCAATCCCATCTCGGGATTCGCGATGCAGCAGTACAGCGGCAAGGCCTGCCCGGGTGGCACGTGCCAGGCCACAAGCGGCGACGCGATCACGGTGCCGTCCGGATCCCGCGCGACGGGCGTGGATTTCTCGCTCGCGCGGTGCGGCACGCTGGCGGTTGGGCCGGCCGCGCTCGGCAACCCCACGCTCGGTGTGCCCTACTCGGCCACCATCGCCGCCAGTGGCGGGGCGCAGCCCTACGGCTTCTCCGCCGCCGAGGTGGACGGTTGGGGACCTGGGACCCCCAATCCCGGATCGGTGACCACCAACGGATTCCGCGTCGCGCGTGGCACGATGCCGCCGGGCCTGAGCCTCGACCCGACGACCGGCGCGCTGACGGGAACCGTCACGCAACTGGGATCCTACTGGTTCGTCGTCGGCGCGGTGGACAGCCAGGGTTGCAGCGCCAGCCGGTTCTACGTCGTGGCGGTCGACACGGCGCCGAACACCATCACGTGGCCGAACCCGTCCTCGATCGCGTACGGCACCCCGATCGGGCCGACGCAGTTGAACGCGACGGCCGGCATCCCGGGAACGTTCACCTACACGCCGGCGTCCGGAACCGTCCTGCCGCCGGGGACCTCGTCGCTGTCCGTCGTGTTCACGCCAACCGACACGGTGAACTACCGGGCGGCGGCCAAGTCGGTGCCGATCGTCGTCACGGCGGGCGCCACGCCGACGATCACGGTCACGTGGCCCAACGGCGGCGAGAACCTGCTCCTGACCAGCAGGGTCGCCATCCGGTGGTCGTCGACCGGCTACGTCGCCAACGTGAGGATCGAGGTGTCGACGAACGGCGGGACGAGCTGGTCGAACATCGTGTCCTCGACGCCGAATACCGGGACGTTCGAGACGTACGTCGGCGGCGCGCCAGGCACACAGTACCTGCTGCGGATCAGCGACGTCTCGAATCCGGCGGTCTTCGACGTGTGCGATGCCGCGTTCACGGTCATCGGAGACACCACCGAGCCGAATGACTCCTCCGCGACGGCTGCCGTGCTGCCGATGGGAACCACCGCCACGCTGCTCTTCGAGAGCGAGACGGCCATCGACTGGTACAAGTTCTACGTTCCGCCGGCCTCCGCGGGGCAGGACCTGCGGGTGAACGTGCGGGTGCTCTCCGATTACCCCACGCCACGGCCGGCCGGCTGGCGCAGCGACATCGACTTCGAGGTGCTGGACGGCAGCCTCAGGCCTCTGACCGTCGCAATAAGTGGCTCGGACAACGAGACGCTCTACCTGCACAATGTGGCATCCGGGTGGTACTACATCAACGTCGGCTACTCGACGACCGACTACGCGGACGGCACCGGAATGGCGCACTATGCCGTGACCCTCGAGACGGGCACCGGGTTCGGCCTGGGGTACGTCAGCGGACGGGTGGCGGACGGAAGCGGGCAGGGCATCGGCGGCGTGTCCGTGCGGATGCAGCCCCTCCCACTGGACTGGAACGTCAGCTTCCCGATCGGGTTGACCAACCCCGACGGAACCTTCTCGATCGCCAGGGCTCCCGGCTCGTACAACCTGTTCTTCACCGGCCGGGACCAGTACAACTCGACCACGTGGACGATCAACGTCGTCGATGAGTACTACCATGACAGGACGCTGGCGGCGGACGCGGACGCTGTGAGCCTGCCCGCTGGCGTCACGCTGAACCTCGGCACGATCACGATGGACGTCGGGGCGATCGTGAGCGGTCGTGTCACGAACCTGTCCGGGGGACCGCTGAACGCTGCGACAATCCAGAGCTACGATCTGGGAGGCAATGCATTCAGCTTCGTGCGCACGGACGCTGCCGGCAACTACACGCTGCAAGGCGTTCCGGTCGGCGGAGCGGTGCTGCGGGCCGCCAAGTCGGTATATGCGACCGAGTTCTACCAGGACAAGCCTTCGGTGGGAACCGCTACCACGCTGCCGACGCAATCCGGCGTGACGCTCAGCGGGATCGATTTCCAATTGGGGAGCGGCGGCACCATCTCGGGCAACGTCCGCGACTTGCGGGGCTTCGGGATCAGCGCGAGCGTCAAGCTGTATTCCGTGCTCGACGGCACCTTCCCTCGGTCTTGGATCACGTCGGCCGCGGGCACCGGAGCCTTCTCCATGACGGGGATCCTCCCTGGCGAGTACGCGCTGTACTTCGGCACGCCAAACACGGCGTACCTGCCGGAGTGGTACTCGGCCAGCGCGACGTTCGCGGCGGCGACGCACTTGCTGGTGACAGCCGGCGGGGCGGTTTCTGGGATCGTGGGGCAGTTGGCCGACGCGGTACCCGTGATCACGCTCGCGCAGGCGGGGACACCGCTGGCCAGTGGCGGGACGCACCCCATTGGGTCGAGAACGGTGAACACGGACACCGACGTCGTGTTCATGATCGGCAACACGGGAGTCGGAGGGCTGATCCTCACCGGACTGCCGCTGAGCACCACCGGGGCCAACGCGGATCAGTTCGCCGTCGTGGCGCAGCCCGTGTCGCCGGTGGCGGAAGCGGGGACGACCACGTTCACCGTGCGGTTCCGGCCGACGTCGGTGGGCGCCAAGTCCGCGCAGATCGCGATAGCAAACAGCGACGCGGACAGGACTCCGTACATCCTCAACCTGACGGGGACGGGCGTCGCGGCACCGAGTTCGGTCACCGTGGCGTCCATCGGGCCGAGCAACGGCAGCACGCTGGGCGGCACGGCGGTGGCGATCGCGGGGACTGGCTTCGTGAACGGAGCGACGGTCACGATCGGGGGCGTGGCGGCGACCAGCGTGACGGTCGTCAACGCCGCGTCGATCACGGCAACGACCGGGCCACACGCCGAAGGGCCGGTGGCCGTCGTCGTGACAAATCCGGACAGCCAGAGCGGTACGCTGCCGAACGGTTTCACCTACACGGCGCCCTCGGCGCGCGTCGTGCGCATCGTCTCGATGACGGGCATGGTGGGAACGACGGTGAACCTGCCGGTCGAGCTCGTATCGCAGGGCGACGAGAATGCCGTCGGGTTCACGCTGACGTTCGATCCGGCGGTGCTCGGCTACCCGTCTCCGAACCCGACGCCAGCGGTGACCCTGGGGACGTGCGCGGCGGGTGCCTCGGTGAACGTCAACGCGACACAAGCCGCCAGTGGCAGGCTGGGGATCGTGTTGGCGCTGTCAGCCGGCCAGACGTTCGCGGCGGGGACGTGCCGGATGCTGACCGTGCCGCTCATCGTAGCGGCCGGAGCGGGCTCGACGGCGACAGCGGTCGGCTTTGGTGATGACCCGGTCGCACGAGAGGTGTCTGGTGCGCTCGCCAACGTGCTGGGCGCGTCGTGGGCCCCTGGCACGGTGACGCCGACTCGCGGGTACGAGGGCGACGTCGCGCCGCGGCCGTCGGGCAGCGGCACGCTGACGGTGACCGACTGGGTCCAGGCGGGCCGTTTCGTGGCCGGACTCGACACGGCGGCGGCGGGGAGCGAGTACCAGCGGGCGGACACCGCGCCGAGGGCGACGTCGGGGGACGGGCGCCTGACAGCCACGGACTGGGTGCAGGCGGGCCGGTACGTGGCCGGGCTCGATCCGCAAACGCCGGCCGGGGGGCCGACGGCGGCAGCGGGCCAGGCGGCGTCTGCCAGACCGACGCCGGAGGCCGCACGTCCGCGTGAAGGGGCGGGCCCGACGGTGATCGCGGTGCCCGCGATGGCCGCGGGGTGGGGACGGTCGGCGGTGGTGCCGGTGATGCTCCAGGCGCAGGGCATCGAGAACGCAGTGGGCTTCAGCGTGACGTTCGACCCCACGCGGCTGACGTTCATCTCTGCGGCCCTCGGGAGCAACGTGGCAACGGCGACGTCGAACGTGAATGCGCTGGCTGCCGGAAGCGGACGGGTGGGAATCGCGCTGGCCCTGTCGTCCGGATTGAGCATGCCGGCGGGGGCGTATCCGCTCGTGCTGCTGACCTTCCAGGCGGCGGCGGGTAGCGGAACGGCGACGACCGCCATCGGCTTCGGCGACGACCCGATCGTCCGGGAGGTGTCCGACACGGTGGCCAACGTCGTAGCCACGACCTACCAGGGGGCCTCGATCACGCTGGGCCCGCTGCCGACGTTCACCGACGACCCGTTGCAGCCCAGGGTCACGCCCGTGAAGACGGGGCACGTCACCGAGCTGCGCCAACAGATCGACGTGCTGCGCGCGCGGTTCGGGCTGAGCACGTTCGTGTGGACGGACGCGACGCTGACCGCCGGCACGACACTCGTGAAAGCGGCACACCTCACCGAGCTCAGAGCGGCGCTGGCGGCGGTGTACACGGCGGCGGGCAGGACGCCACCGACATGGAGCGCGACGACGATCACCGCCCGGACGACGGTGATCACGGCGGCCCAGATCGCGGAGGTGCGGACGGCGTTGCTGGCGATCTGGTGA